The Salvelinus fontinalis isolate EN_2023a chromosome 31, ASM2944872v1, whole genome shotgun sequence genome has a window encoding:
- the LOC129829817 gene encoding natural cytotoxicity triggering receptor 2-like, whose translation MMRVLYLLLLCETSIQLQCDKTVIQANVGSGFSLVCQYQTNRYLFSKKYWCRGESRSTCDILMDSDHLTNREPRHRSQIIDAQRRGLVIIMTDLKLEDTGVYWVGIDKIYADIMTSIKLIVTFVVVSKPMVWPLSSMGDTCWGQPVTVHCASAQGTSVQYTWYQSTQPQDIQFQSSADLHLHCGIVEEDSQYYCSASNDVSSQHSGMVSLQVLKPSEEDCIYSFAMEGQRSYDCSDRLKTSTATPLRSTGHLTEEPYQPGTNSNLSSTINQTHQDWHYSRSGPCHLYVTCV comes from the exons ATGATGAGGGTCCTTTATCTCCTGTTGCTGTGTGAAA CAAGTATCCAGCTTCAGTGTGACAAAACAGTAATACAGGCCAATGTCGGGAGTGGATTCAGTCTGGTCTGCCAGTACCAAACAAACCGGTACCTCTTCAGTAAGAAGTACTGGTGTCGTGGGGAGTCTAGGTCGACCTGTGATATTCTAATGGACTCCGATCACCTCACCAACAGAGAGCCCAGACATAGGTCTCAGATCATAGATGCACAGCGAAGGGGGTTGGTCATCATCATGACAGATCTTAAGTTAGAGGATACTGGAGTGTACTGGGTTGGGATTGATAAAATCTATGCTGATATCATGACTTCCATCAAGCTAATTGTGACATTCG tggtaGTGTCCAAACCCATGGTATGGCCCCTGAGTTCAATGGGAGACACTTGCTGGGGCCAGCCTGTGACAGTGCACTGTGCTAGTGCACAGGGCACAAGTGTCCAGTACACCTGGTACCAATCCACCCAACCCCAGGACATCCAGTTTCAGAGCTCAGCAGACCTGCACCTACACTGTGGCATTGTGGAAGAAGACAGCCAGTACTACTGCAGTGCCAGCAACGATGTGAGCAGCCAGCATAGTGGGATGGTTTCGCTGCAGGTTCTGAAGCCCTCTGAGGAGGACTGCATCTATAGTTTTGCTATGGAGG GCCAGAGAAGCTATGACTGTAGTGACAGACTGAAGACAAGCACAGCCACACCTCTGCGTTCTACTGGCCATCTGACAGAAGAGCCCTATCAACCTGGAACCAACAGCAACCTGTCCTCAACAATCAATCAAACACACCAGGATTGGCATTACAGCAGGTCAGGACCGTGTCACCTCTATGTAACCTGTGTGTAA